The DNA region TGCCGCCCTCCGTGAGGTCGGCGTCCGGGTCCTCCTGGATGGCCTCGTCGATCAGTTCGCGCACGTCGGCGAGGGGGTCGAGGTGTTCGCGCAACTCGACCAGCGTCGCGGAGTCGGCGTCCGACAGGGCGGCTTCCACGTCGGGGACGACCGCGAGCGTGTCGTGCAGCGAGCGCAGGTCCCGCGCCGTCGCGCGGCCGCGGGCGACCCTGGAGATGAGCCGCTCGATGTCGTACACGTCGTCGAGCAAGTCGTGCAGGTCCTCGCGCAGTCCCACGTCGCCGGTCAGTTCCGCGACGGCGTCGTGGCGGGCGGCGATGCGGTCCTCGTCCAGCAGGGGGCGGCGCAGCCAGTCGTCGAGCTTCCGGCGGCCGAGCGCGCAGGCGGTCTCGTCGAGCGCGTCGACGAGCGTGAGCGCCCGGTCGCCGTGGACCGCCCGGCGGTCGAACAGCTCTAAACTTTCCAGCGCGACCCGGTCCAGCAGCATGTACTCCCGCGGGTCGTACCGCGTGAGGGTGTTGATGTAGTCGAGCGTCGCGGTGTCGTCGATGCCGTCGTCGTTCGCGGTCGCGCCGGGCCCGGCCACTTCGGCCGTCGCGTCGTCGCCGATGTCGCCGGCGTCGGGGTTGCCGCCGCGGGTGTACTCGGCGTAGGCGAGCAGGGCGCCGATGGCCCGGACCTCCGCCTCGTCGGCCAGCCCGAGGTCCCCGAAGTACGCCTCGACGCGCTCGCGGGCGCGCTCGGCGTCGAAGGCCGTCCGCTCGTAGGGCGAGACCATGCAGTCGCCGTCGAACACGTCGGCCGGCGCGTCGGGGCCGACGATCGCTTCGGCGGGCGCGAACCGCCCGAGTTCGTCCGCGACCGAGTCCAGCCGGTCGGCGCTCGTCGCGTAGCAGTCGCCGGTCGACACGTCCAGCAGGGCGAGCCCGTACGGGCCGTTCTCGTCGCCGCCGGCCCCTGCACCGCCGCCCGCCCGCTTCGTGTCCCGGGTCGACGTATCGCCGCCCGGACCGTCCGCGGTGAGGCAGGCGACGAAGTTGTTGTCGGCGCTGCGCAGGAGTTCGTCCTCGGTGAGCGTCCCCGGCGTGACGACCCGGGTGACCGCCCGGTCGACCACGCCGCTGACCTCGTCGGGGTCCTCGACCTGGTCGGCGACCGCCACGCGGTAGCCCGCCTCCAGCAGCCGTTCGATGTACGACTCGGCGTTGTCGATGGGGATGCCCGCCATCGCGTACTCGCCGGTCGAGTCCTCGCGTTTGGTCAGCGTGATCTCGCAGATGCGGGCCACCCGCTCGGCCGCCTCGCAGAACGCCTCGTAGAAGTCACCCACCTGAAAGAGCACCAGCGAGTCGTCGTACTCCCGACAGAGCTCGAAGTACTGGGCCATCATCGGCGTCAGGTCCTCCTCCCGCTCGGCCATCTTCGCCGGCGCCCCCAGTGCCGCGTCCATGGGTGTGTGGGAGCGGGTCCCCCGGGTTATATCCATCGGCTCCCCGTCTCCGAGTTGGTTCGAGCAGTCGGCCGGGTCGATACCACCGTCGACAGCGAGCGGTGAAAGCCCTCGCCGCGCTCGCTAGCAGTGACTGTGACCGCAGGATACAGCGAGCGATGAAAGCCCTCGCCGCGCTCGCGGTCGCTGAGCGGCATATCCGCGCTCTCCGCACCGCCCGCGCGGATAGCGGTCGCTCAGGCGACTGAACTGCACGCAAGCGCGCCTCGCCCTTTCAGTCCACCAGGAACGGCACCGCAACCGCCCTGCACAGCACCGCAGACGGCCACGAACCTCCCCAGCCGATTCGCTCCGTCACTCCGTTCCTCCGCTCATCCCTCGCGCGGCTACGGTCGCGCGCATGAACGCGCGCTCCAGCGCACGCCGACCGCATTCGTTGCCACGCCGTCCCGCATCGAATCCCGCTAGTATCGTCCATCCACCGACTCACACACGAGCCGAGCCGCAGAGGGCTTACACGCGTCGGGGACGTACACCCGGGCATGGCCGCGACACACGACCGTCCCGTCTCGCTGTCGACCCGGGCCGAACTCGACGACCTCGTCGCGAGTCACGACCGGGTGCTCGTCGAGTTCCACACGGAGGGCTGCGGGAAGTGCGCGGCGATGGAGCCGGTCCTGAGCGGGGTCGCCCGCTCGACCGACGCCGTCGTCGCGACGATGAACCCGCGGGACGACCCCCAGCTGATCGACGAGTACGACGTGCGGAGCGTCCCGAAACTCCTCCTGTTCGTCGACGGCGACCTCGCCGGGACCCGCGAGGACGG from Halosimplex halophilum includes:
- a CDS encoding thioredoxin family protein, with the translated sequence MAATHDRPVSLSTRAELDDLVASHDRVLVEFHTEGCGKCAAMEPVLSGVARSTDAVVATMNPRDDPQLIDEYDVRSVPKLLLFVDGDLAGTREDGVLSVGEVQEFVAESG
- the mutS gene encoding DNA mismatch repair protein MutS, producing the protein MDAALGAPAKMAEREEDLTPMMAQYFELCREYDDSLVLFQVGDFYEAFCEAAERVARICEITLTKREDSTGEYAMAGIPIDNAESYIERLLEAGYRVAVADQVEDPDEVSGVVDRAVTRVVTPGTLTEDELLRSADNNFVACLTADGPGGDTSTRDTKRAGGGAGAGGDENGPYGLALLDVSTGDCYATSADRLDSVADELGRFAPAEAIVGPDAPADVFDGDCMVSPYERTAFDAERARERVEAYFGDLGLADEAEVRAIGALLAYAEYTRGGNPDAGDIGDDATAEVAGPGATANDDGIDDTATLDYINTLTRYDPREYMLLDRVALESLELFDRRAVHGDRALTLVDALDETACALGRRKLDDWLRRPLLDEDRIAARHDAVAELTGDVGLREDLHDLLDDVYDIERLISRVARGRATARDLRSLHDTLAVVPDVEAALSDADSATLVELREHLDPLADVRELIDEAIQEDPDADLTEGGIVKPGFDDELADLRSTEREGKAWIDDLEASERERTGIDSLKVGHTSVHGYYIEVTDPNLDRVPDDYQRRQTLKNSERFVTPELREREDEIIRAEDRADDLEYELFCEVRRDVADESERVQALADRLARLDVFVSFASVAAKFDYTRPCVGAEEFAVEAGRHPVVERAEERFVPNDAHFDDEHFFAVITGPNMSGKSTYMRQVALTSVLAQAGSFVPAAEARLPVVDRVFTRVGASDDIAGGRSTFMVEMTELADILNNATGESLVLLDEVGRGTSTADGLAIARAVTEHIHDEIGATTLFATHHHELTAIADELSGVFNLHFETERTDGEVAFEHEVAPGAAAASYGIEVAKLAGVPDAVVDRSRELLDESESGSDGPGTVESNGHDLDENVRVSSTADEGDSAGGDDSGPDSELERRLADLDVATMTPLEAMNALAELKESLDD